One Roseimaritima multifibrata DNA window includes the following coding sequences:
- a CDS encoding peroxiredoxin has translation MANLVTQEAPSFTAQAVMPDGQFKEVSLSDYRGKYVLFFFYPLDFTFVCPTEIIAFSERNEDFKKLNVQILGASIDSHFSHFAWRNIPRDQGGIGPIAYPLVSDINKQIARDYNVLLDDGVALRGLFLIDKEGVIRHQVVNDLPLGRSVDEALRMVQALQYFEKNGEVCPANWHEGSRTIKPNLEESKEFFDAEYKA, from the coding sequence ATGGCTAACTTAGTTACCCAAGAAGCCCCAAGTTTTACCGCTCAAGCTGTCATGCCCGACGGCCAGTTTAAAGAGGTTTCTCTGAGCGATTACCGTGGTAAGTACGTTCTGTTTTTCTTCTACCCACTCGATTTCACTTTCGTTTGCCCGACCGAAATCATTGCTTTCAGCGAACGCAATGAAGATTTCAAGAAACTGAATGTGCAGATTTTGGGAGCTTCGATTGACAGCCATTTCAGCCACTTCGCATGGCGGAATATCCCCCGTGATCAAGGCGGCATCGGCCCCATCGCCTATCCGTTGGTCTCTGACATCAACAAACAAATCGCCCGTGACTACAACGTTTTGTTGGACGACGGAGTTGCACTACGTGGTCTGTTCTTGATCGACAAAGAAGGGGTGATTCGTCATCAAGTTGTCAATGACTTGCCACTGGGACGAAGTGTCGACGAAGCCCTCCGGATGGTCCAAGCCTTGCAGTACTTCGAGAAAAATGGCGAAGTCTGCCCTGCCAACTGGCATGAAGGTTCACGAACCATCAAACCAAATTTGGAAGAGAGCAAAGAATTCTTTGACGCCGAATACAAAGCCTAA
- a CDS encoding rhamnulokinase produces the protein MPATELPVPDCHFAIDLGASGGRVIAGRIEAGRLELETIHRFANNPVFVQSTMQWDTLGLWREILHGLTLAAAQCKEQGSMIRSVGVDTWGVDYVLLGRDNQPVAPVFHYRDSRNRGIPEQAFQIVPREDIFAATGLQFMDINTLYQLLSAKFSNAPALETAESMILMADYFHWLLTGKRSVEYTNASTTQLLNPNTKDWAFDLIERFELPKKLFGPISQPGVTLGPVQDSVAQQTGLENVPVVLPATHDTGSAVLAVPAEDFAPENPDWCYISSGTWSLMGCELANPLINDRCAELNFTNEGGVQGSTRLLKNIGGLWVFQQIRAALERKGEAVSWESMVAEADQAEPFGLVIDPDHNDFLAPKDMVDAIVQFADKSGQTKPANNGVLYRAALEGLALRYRVCLQMLESLTGNPIKTIYVVGGGSLNELLCQMTADACQRVVVAGPGEATATGNVLMQMIGCGVLQSVEEARKLVRESIQPKVFQPQNKEAWDQAADAFEKYAG, from the coding sequence GTGCCCGCAACCGAACTGCCCGTGCCTGACTGTCACTTTGCCATTGATCTAGGAGCGTCCGGGGGACGTGTTATCGCTGGCCGTATCGAAGCAGGGCGACTGGAATTGGAAACGATCCACCGCTTTGCCAATAATCCAGTTTTTGTACAGTCGACGATGCAGTGGGACACGCTAGGGCTGTGGCGAGAAATCCTCCATGGGCTGACCCTGGCGGCGGCTCAGTGCAAAGAACAGGGGAGCATGATCCGCTCGGTCGGCGTCGATACCTGGGGAGTCGACTACGTCCTTTTGGGGCGAGACAACCAGCCGGTCGCTCCTGTATTTCACTATCGAGATTCGCGAAACCGCGGGATTCCAGAGCAAGCCTTTCAGATCGTCCCGCGTGAGGACATCTTTGCTGCGACTGGGTTGCAGTTCATGGACATCAATACCCTGTACCAGTTGCTCTCGGCAAAATTCTCGAACGCACCGGCTCTCGAGACGGCCGAATCGATGATCTTGATGGCCGACTATTTCCACTGGTTGCTGACCGGCAAGCGTTCGGTCGAATACACCAACGCGTCGACCACCCAGCTTCTCAATCCCAATACCAAGGACTGGGCCTTTGATCTGATTGAGCGATTCGAACTACCCAAGAAATTGTTCGGCCCGATTTCCCAGCCCGGCGTCACGCTTGGACCGGTTCAGGATTCGGTGGCTCAACAAACCGGGTTGGAAAACGTGCCCGTTGTCTTGCCGGCGACCCACGACACGGGCTCCGCGGTCTTGGCGGTTCCCGCAGAGGATTTTGCTCCGGAGAATCCCGATTGGTGCTACATCAGCAGCGGCACATGGTCCTTGATGGGTTGTGAACTTGCCAACCCATTGATTAACGATCGTTGTGCGGAATTGAATTTCACGAACGAAGGGGGCGTCCAAGGGAGCACGCGACTGTTAAAGAACATTGGCGGATTGTGGGTCTTCCAACAGATCCGAGCGGCTTTAGAGAGAAAAGGCGAAGCCGTCTCCTGGGAAAGCATGGTCGCTGAAGCGGATCAAGCGGAACCTTTTGGATTGGTAATCGACCCCGATCACAACGATTTCCTTGCCCCCAAAGACATGGTCGATGCGATCGTGCAGTTCGCGGACAAGAGCGGCCAAACCAAACCTGCCAACAATGGCGTTTTGTACCGAGCCGCCTTGGAGGGACTGGCACTTCGCTATCGAGTCTGCCTGCAGATGCTGGAATCATTGACCGGCAATCCGATCAAAACCATTTATGTCGTCGGAGGCGGATCGCTGAACGAACTGCTGTGTCAGATGACGGCAGATGCGTGCCAGCGAGTCGTCGTCGCTGGCCCAGGTGAAGCGACTGCAACAGGGAATGTCCTGATGCAAATGATCGGATGCGGAGTCCTTCAATCGGTTGAAGAAGCACGTAAACTGGTTCGAGAGAGCATCCAGCCCAAAGTCTTCCAACCGCAAAACAAAGAAGCCTGGGATCAGGCAGCGGACGCATTTGAAAAATACGCCGGTTAG
- a CDS encoding endonuclease/exonuclease/phosphatase family protein: MFQFRSIVASCCFLFAATSFLCSYVVAAETIESPADDQEHSFEGTLRVLSYNIHHAEGVDGKLDLVRIANLIKSVRADIVLLQEVDQEVARSESVDQPTQFGALTKMEFAFGKNIPLQGGGYGNAILSRWPIRDIQNHLLPNLENGEQRGVLSGVIEIGSAELPAIRVLATHFDHRRKDEERFQSAAKVTEMIIGTTEMPVLFGGDLNDDAESRTVKRLSENLVFTNQKPLPTIPVTKPTRQIDFIAYYPATAWKVLETTVLDEAIASDHRAILSVLEFQPNAK, encoded by the coding sequence ATGTTTCAGTTCCGATCGATTGTAGCCTCCTGCTGTTTCCTGTTCGCCGCGACAAGTTTTCTCTGTAGTTACGTTGTCGCGGCCGAAACCATTGAATCGCCAGCGGATGATCAGGAGCATTCGTTTGAAGGCACGCTCCGAGTGTTGTCGTACAACATTCACCATGCCGAGGGAGTCGACGGTAAACTTGACTTGGTTCGGATTGCGAATCTGATCAAGAGCGTTCGAGCCGACATCGTGCTTTTGCAGGAAGTCGATCAGGAGGTGGCACGTAGTGAAAGCGTCGATCAACCGACTCAGTTTGGTGCCTTGACCAAAATGGAATTTGCGTTCGGCAAAAATATTCCGCTGCAAGGAGGCGGGTACGGGAACGCGATTCTGTCTCGCTGGCCGATTCGAGACATCCAGAATCATCTGCTGCCGAATTTGGAGAACGGCGAGCAACGCGGCGTTCTTTCGGGCGTTATTGAAATCGGATCTGCGGAGCTTCCTGCGATCCGTGTTTTGGCCACCCACTTTGATCATCGCCGCAAAGATGAAGAGCGTTTTCAATCGGCGGCAAAAGTGACCGAGATGATCATCGGCACCACGGAAATGCCCGTTCTGTTTGGTGGGGACCTAAACGATGACGCAGAAAGCCGAACCGTTAAACGTTTGAGCGAGAACCTTGTGTTCACGAATCAAAAACCGCTGCCAACGATTCCCGTCACAAAGCCGACCCGGCAAATTGACTTTATCGCTTACTATCCAGCGACCGCCTGGAAAGTCCTAGAAACAACCGTCCTAGACGAAGCCATCGCGTCGGATCATCGGGCCATCTTAAGCGTTTTAGAATTTCAGCCGAATGCGAAGTAA